One Rhodococcus sp. P1Y DNA window includes the following coding sequences:
- a CDS encoding DUF4233 domain-containing protein, translating into MSEDEQTPSYRPPTTDPWKGFRGVCAGTLILEMIVVLLALPVVSTVGGGLGWFSTLYIVGIAVLLVLASGMQRRPQAMQINLGLQVLILAGVFIHLSIGIVGVIFAIVWAYLLYLRRDITRRIEQGLLAGQRDES; encoded by the coding sequence ATGAGCGAGGACGAACAGACGCCCAGTTACAGGCCGCCGACGACCGATCCGTGGAAGGGCTTTCGCGGCGTCTGTGCCGGGACACTCATCCTGGAGATGATCGTCGTGCTCCTGGCCCTGCCCGTCGTGTCGACCGTCGGTGGCGGGCTCGGATGGTTCTCGACTCTCTACATCGTGGGGATCGCGGTACTACTCGTGCTGGCGAGCGGAATGCAACGGCGTCCGCAGGCGATGCAGATCAACCTGGGTCTTCAGGTGCTGATCCTGGCCGGGGTGTTCATCCACCTCTCCATCGGGATCGTCGGAGTGATCTTCGCGATCGTGTGGGCATACCTGCTGTATCTACGCCGGGACATCACGCGCCGGATCGAGCAAGGACTACTGGCCGGTCAACGCGACGAGAGCTGA
- the ndk gene encoding nucleoside-diphosphate kinase yields MTERTLVLIKPDGVARRYVGEILGRIEKKGLSIAALELKSVPTELASAHYAEHESKPFFPDLLEFITSGPVVAAVLEGPRAIAAFRQIAGGTDPVEKAVPGTIRADLALDGQQNLVHGSDSVESAEREIALWFPNLS; encoded by the coding sequence GTGACCGAGCGCACCCTTGTACTTATCAAGCCCGATGGAGTTGCCCGCCGATACGTGGGAGAGATTCTCGGCCGAATCGAGAAGAAAGGACTGAGTATCGCCGCACTGGAACTCAAGTCCGTTCCCACCGAATTGGCCAGTGCTCACTACGCCGAGCACGAAAGCAAACCGTTCTTTCCCGACCTGCTGGAGTTCATCACGTCGGGGCCCGTCGTTGCAGCTGTCCTCGAAGGACCGCGGGCAATCGCGGCCTTCCGTCAGATCGCCGGTGGGACCGACCCCGTCGAGAAAGCGGTTCCCGGCACCATTCGCGCCGATCTCGCTCTCGACGGGCAGCAGAACCTCGTGCACGGCTCGGACTCCGTCGAGTCGGCAGAGCGCGAGATCGCTCTGTGGTTCCCCAACCTGTCCTGA